CTAGAGGATTAAGGGGAGCTGGGAGAAGAACCCTGGTTTTCTGACTCGCGGTCCAACCTGTTTTCTGGCCCATGGTGATAGCTGTCAGTACCCAATTGCAGAATCTGAAGGTTGACCCTGTGTCCTTATAGTCCATCCATCCAACTCAAAGTGCAGCCTTAGGGGATCTGGAGGGGGAGATTCCCGGGAGGCAGGGGTTGAATTTGGCTCTGTGGGGACGATTGCTTTCCCTTCACTCTTCCTGTCCTTCGCACTCTCCCCTCCTTGCCACCCCTGTCCCCTTACATTCCCTCTGACCTTCCCCTGGTTCACGCCTTCCTCCCAGGGCCCAGCTCTGTGTCCCCTCTCCAAACCGTCCCTCCGCCCCCGCCGTCCCCGCAGGTCCGGGCTACGCTCCCTTGCGCGAGGAGGCGGTGCGGCTGTTCCTGGCGCTGCAGGCCCTGGAGGGGGCGCGGCGCCCCGGGCCCCTGATGCAGGGTGTGCTCCAGACCTGCCGGGACCTGCCCGCGCTCCGAGATGAGCTCTTCCTGCAGCTGGCTAAGCAGACCTCGGGCCCCGCAGGCCCCCCCGGGCCTCCAGCTACCCAAGACCCCGCGGCCCTGCGGTACTGGCAGCTCCTCACTTGCATGAGCTGTACCTTCCGGCCTGGTGGACCTGTACGGGGGCACCTCCTGGGGCATCTGGAGAGGTGAGAGGGGAGGCGTGGGGGTAAGGCCAAGGCAAGGGAGCTAAGGGGCTGGAAAAGAATGGCAGGTCTTTCCAAAGAGTTTGGCAGATGGAGAACTTGGACCCAGACAAGGGAAGGGACTTGCCCCAAGGTCAGGGCTCTGCTAACATGCATAGTGGGAATTACAAGATCATACACCACTTGCGGGCGGAGGAATTACAAAAAGCCTCCCGCTTTGGGCAGCGGAATTATTAAAAGGCTGTTTTTCTCGGAGCTGATGCAGTCCAGCGCCAGGGCTTTTAGGTTGGAAAGAGGAATGCGGCTGGAGTTTGGATTTCAACCCGAAGGAGGATCATGGAAACTTTGGGAAGTGGGAGGAGGCAGTAAGGAGAAAGCTGCCAGGGGCCTTAGAAAGTAATTCTGCTCCATACAGAGCATCAGGGTAGATTCAGAAGAGCTGGCCGcactgccttcaaggaacttagAGTTGGAGGGGAGGGAATCGGCGAGGCGAAATAAACTATAAAGTAAGAAGGCAATAGGGTGGAGGTGAAGGAAAGCCCTTGGAGCACTGACTCTCCAGTTCTCCCTAACCCAGGACTGAGCAGGCGCTTCCGGACTCGGAACTGGCGGAATATGCGCGCTTCATACGAAAAGCGCTGGGCCGGACGCGCGGCCGGGAGCTGGTGCCCTCGCTGGCAGAGATTTCCGCGCTGAGCCGACGGCAGGAGTTGTTGTGCACCGTGAACTGTCcgggggctggtgcctgccctgTGGCCATAGACTCCCACACCACGGCGGGAGAGGTAAGACCACAGAGAAAGCCCCTGAAACCTCAACCTTCCTCCCAGCTCCCCGTGCCTGGCTCTCCTGGTGCCTGGGCCCTAGGGTTTGCCCGAGTCTGAGAGTCATCAGCTGGGTAACGGCTGTGTGTGGCGGGACTAAGAGACCTGAAAGACCTCTTAGTCCAGTTGGACCCCTCCAGAAGTACTGGCAAGACCCCTGTGCGGTCTGGGTCTGACTTTCCTCTTATGTTCTCACCCCTCCAGGTTGCTCGAGAGCTGGTGGGGCGGCTGGGCTTGACCCGGAGCCGCAATGCATTCGCGCTGTACGAGCAGCGAGGGTCCCAGGAGCGAGCCCTGGCCGGGGGGACTCTCGTGGCCGACGTGCTCACCAGGTTTGAGAAGTAAAtgtccagccccagccctgctctccgTTAGCCCATTCGCCTCTCGGCTTCGGTCAATCCCTAAGCAAACGTTTACCGAGCGCCTGCCGCTTGCCCGGCACAGTCGTTTCACTGGTTCACAGATGGATTCTTGTCCGCCGGCGGTTTGCAGTCTGGCTTCAAGGCTTGCCTCCTCTGTCCATTCCGCCCGGGCCCCGCCCCAAACATCTGGCCCCGCCTTTTTCCCCTGGGCCCGCGCCTTGGGGGCCCCTGCCTCCCGGACACATCGCGGCCTTCTTTATTCTGCAGCTTGGCGGCGGAGGAAGCCGGGCTGGAGGACCCGCCGGACTCCGGATGGAGACTGTGTCTGCGTCTTCACGGACCTCTGCACCCTGAGGGACTGTCCCCAGACGGTCACGAACTGCCTTTCCTCTTTGAGCAGGTGAGGATCTCTGGCCTTCACGCCCAGCGAAGACACGCGAGCCTGAACCCCTCCGTTTCTAGGCCATCGCATTTCGTCGTTATGGCAACCCCGGGGGAGGCGGTGCTCGAACCCAGACCTCAGGTGCCACACCCCTAGGTGTCTTCGAGACGGTACCCCGCCGCTCCCGCGCTGATGACCCCTGCCTCCCCGTAGGCTCAAGCTCTGCTGCTGCGTGGCCGGCCGTCCCCGCCCGACGACACGCTGCGCGCCCAGGCGGCGCTGCGCCTGCGGAGCCTGCACCGAGACTTCTCCCCGCGGGCGCCTCTGCCGCGCCTGGACCGTTTGCTGCCCACCCCGGCCCCGCCGCGTGAAGACCCTCTCCGCCCGGTGCCCAGGCCTCCCCGCTCCGCCGCCCTGCTGGCCGGGGCAATCTGGAGTCCGGCCCTGGCCAAGAGGCGGGCGGAGCGGGCCCGGCGCGGCGGGGCCGGCCGCACGGCGGGAAGCGTGGCCCGCGAGGGAGGAGGTGGCGCCGGCACAGCGGCTGCTGTGCTGGGAGGCTGGAAGCGGCTACGGGGCATGGGCCGAGCTGAGGCCATGGCTGCCTACCTGGCTCTGGCGGCGCAGTGTCCAGGGTTCGGCGCTGCTCGGTATGACGTTCTGGAGCTGAGCACGgtgagggggagaagggagagggggacTCTGGCGGCCCGAGCCCCACACCTTTGCCCCAGAGCCACAGGCCCCCATTGTGGGTCACTTCACTCCCTACGCCCAGCACAGCTGCCCATTCTCAAACCCCAGGAGTCACTGGCCCTGGGGCCCTCACCTCTGTGGAGCTGTGGATTATAGGGGGGGACCAGGAAACTTCTTGCTCACAGCCATCTCCCCACACCAAAAGTAATGCTGCAGGGTCCCCTCCTTCCACCCTGACTCTGCCTGTCTGTCCGCAGGAGCCTGGTGGGGGCGCTCCACAGAAGCTATGCCTGGGCCTGGGAGCCAAGGCCATGTCCCTCTCCCGACCGGGTGAGACACAGCCCGTTCACAGTGTCAGCTATGGCCGTGTGGCCGCCTGCCAACTAATGGGCCCCCACACCCTGGCATTGAGGGTGGGAGAGAGCCAGCTCCTCCTGCAGAGTCCCCAGGTGAGTGGGAAGAGGGtgtagaaggaggaaggaagggaaaggatgtcaagaaacatttattaagcattgaGCATGGGCCAGGTACAGCTCTAGACCCTGGGGATCCAACAGTGatcaaagaaaaactaaaggaGCTTACATCAGAGCCAGCGATCAGACACTAAAGGAatcaaagactttttttctttttttttttctaatttttttggccacaccaggcggcatgtgggatcttagttctgaccagggatggaacccatgccccctgcagtggaagtgtggagtctcaaccactggatagccagggaagtcccctcaaagACTATTTAAGACAGTGACAAATGCTATGAAGGAAAGGGTAGTAAGACAGGAAGTGATTGGAGGGGGCCATAGCATTAGGTAGGACGGTCAGGAAAAGATACGCAACAACAGTGACACTTAAGCTAGCCAAAGGAAGATCTGGGGGCAcagcattccaggtagagggacttgcaagtgcaaaggccctgagttgAGAATAACCTTAGGATATTATAGGAGCAGAAAGAAGCAAGTGTGGTTGGCACATTGTGAGTGAGGGAGAGCGatgatgaagaaggaaaaagactgtAGGGGGCAGCTCATGTAAGGCCTTGGGAAGGAGCCTGGGTGGAGGTTAAGAAAAAGGAGAACCCAGTGGCCCCTTGTGTACTCTGACCTCTGTCCTCCCTTAGGTGGAAGAGATCATGCAGCTGGTGAATGCCTACTTGGCCAACCCCTCCCCTGAGAGGCCCAGCAGTAGTCCTCCTCCATGCCAAGACCTGCCagacacctcccctcccagccagCACCCGGGCCTGGACGAGCCCCAGGGACAGTCTGGCTGTTTGGGGCAGCTGCAGGACTGAGCTTGCCAAGAGGTCACGACCTCCCTCTTGCCTCCATCCTGGACTTGGACTGCTCTGCGATTTCAGGGAACCATGGACCCTTTTGGCCCTGCAGGGACAGGGCACACCCCACACCCAAGGGCTGCAATGGGTGCAGACAATTTTCTAgtttgtttcttaatttatttgtagaagagaagacacacacacaaaaattcctTATTTACACAAACCCTTGCTGCTGTGGGAGTGTTGTCAGTGGGACAAGTTGGAGCCCCAGGGCTCAGAGCTCCACCTCCGGGGATGCCCACACTCTGGGCTTTTACCAGCACTGAGGGGAGTCTGAACACCGCAGGGCTCCACCCTCCGTGACCTTCTGGACTTAACCTCCTCCTGGCCCGTATGCTGCCctagggtggtggtgggggcagGCAAGAGGACAGTTTTGGAAGCTGGCAATCACCCTTCTTCCACCGAGTGGCATAGGGGTGGCCTCTTGGCATCCCTGAGGCCCGAGGACAGTGAGTCATCAGGACTGGCACTACCCAGTCCTACCCTGGTGTCCAGCTTCTGGGTCTTGGTTGGGTCCATCTTTAATGTCCCCACTGCTTTGGGACTGGAACGGAAGAAGCTTGGGGCAGGGTCAGACCCAAGAACTGCTCTGGCACAGATTAAGAATTTATCAGGATGGGCTCAGCCCTGCTTTTATCAGATTTGGGCTGAATTAGATCGACTCCTGAGGATCTAATCGCCTTGTGCCTGGGAATACAGTCTTGGCTCTCCTGACCCGCTCAGAATGCTGCAGGCTGTCCTTCAGTAGCCTCTACAGCCTCTGCCCTGAGTGGAGGAGGCTGGGGCACTATGGGCAATATTGATCCACCCTGGGGCAGGAGCTTAGGCGCTGAGGAGACAGCAGGCAGCAGTAATCCTCTATCGTCTTGAGAGTAGGACTGGCTCCAGAGCAGCTTGGTTCTAGGTAAGGGATGCTCATGGAAACAGTGGACACACAAAGACCGGGACTCAGCTAGAGCAGGTAAAGGCCACCCTACCGACATATGCCTGGGAACTGTGGGGCACCATGGAGATACTTTTATCATCCCCCATACTCACAGACCAAAGCCTGACTATTCTCACAATGCAGCTTTATTACTTTATTAGAGCTAAATAAGCAAATCAAGGGTCAGGcatggaagggagggagcagggccaaCTCCTGGGCCGAAGAAGAACCTAGAAAGGTTGTTGGTGAGGGGAATTTGGACCAGAGGGACCAGGCATGATGGAGGCTGTGCATACTGTCCAGCGGGTGCAGTGGGGAGGAATTCACTGCTCCTGGGTGCCCCAGGAGATGTAGTCTGGCCGCGTGGCTGCGTGGTACTCATCAATGAGCTCCTGCACGACTTCCCTGGACCTGTCCAGCTCGTCAAAGTTCTCCTTGAAGATGTCCTCCTTGCGGAACTGCTCCAGGAAGGCCTCCCGCTTCCGCAGCTTGTCGTACTGCTGGCAGGAACTTTCAAAGAGCTGCAAGAGATGGAAATCTTCAGGAGCCAGTGCAAGATAAGGGCTTGGAATGGATCTGGGGGAGAATGAGGAAGGTGGCTAGTGGAAGAGAGTGGCCAAAGAAGACCAGGAGGCTAGGCTCACCGAGGAGATGCTGGTGTGGTTGGCCATCATGAGCCCGCTGACCCTGTGGGCAGAAGGCAGGTAGGGCGACTTCCTGGACAGGGCCACCTGGATGCTGGCTGGGCCCCAGGGGATGAAGTTGGCCAACTTCCGTTCCCGGATCCTCTGCAGGCTCTTGTGGACCTGGGGTGGGCACAGGAGTGGTGGTGGTAGCCTCTCCTCTACCCCTGTGGGCTCTGGGGGTAGAACGAAGGGGCCTCACCTACCTGGGTGGGGTCCACCTCCCCCTGGATGATGTTGAGGATGGCGATGTAGCAGTGGTTGGTCTGGCGGTCCCGGCCTGTGGACACCATCACGTTCTTGGGCTGCAGGAGCCTCCTCATGACATCCAGGACCGTGGTCTTCCTCACGCTGGCCACCTGAGGGGACAGTGGCCACAGGGCACAGTTGAGAAACGCGTGGACAGAGAGCAGTAGGCCACACACGTCCCCGTCAGACTCGGGGTAGTTTGGCCTCTGTGGGGAGTGTCCTTAGATTCTGGCCCACGCCGAGCCTCTGCTGTGGGGTCAGGGATCTCAGTCCTCCCGAGCTCAGCAAACTCACGCCCTCGTGCAGGAGCATCAGCGGACCCCGCGCAGCCCGGGCCCTGCAGGGAGCCACAGGCAGAGGCGAGAGGAGCGCAAGTCAGCCAGGAGGTCGCCCAGCCTGTGCCAGTCCCTGAGCGCAGGGCCTCTGGGGGCCGCACGGGGCGGCTCCGGGTGcagcagggaaagagaaaggcaagtcAGGGCCTGCTGGGCCTGCGGGCTGCTCTTACCGACTGGTCCGTGGTGAGGGGTGTGTAGCCGGTCATGAGGAAGTGCAGCCGTGGTGTGGGAATGAGCGAGGCGATGAGGCCGATGAGGTCGTTGTTCATGTAGCCGGGGTAGCGCAGGGTGGTGGTGCTGGCCGACATGATGGTGGACACCTGGGGACAGGGGTGCTGTGTCAAGGGCCTTGTCCTGCGAGGCCTCCCTTCCCCAGACGGCACTCCGGCGAGGCGGGGTTCCAGTCCAAAGGAGTCTAGGAGTGAGGGCTCACCAGCTGGTTGATCTGAGAGAAGGATGGGTTCTGGATGTGCAGGCGGTCTGTGGCGATCCGGTTCAGGGCTGTGTTGTCCAGCACCACCTGGGGGGACAGAAGAGGGTCACGGCACCTTTTTGAGGAGAAAGGGGGCAGAGAAATAAGTTATTTG
The genomic region above belongs to Phocoena phocoena chromosome 19, mPhoPho1.1, whole genome shotgun sequence and contains:
- the PLEKHH3 gene encoding pleckstrin homology domain-containing family H member 3 isoform X2; its protein translation is MPLPGGLWWLLCCRRGFTLLHRDYGDGELSGDGDEDEDEETFELRTPSPAGGGRGPLDVTLTQPVRSGPVSDRLQSWEETRSLIPEKGPSEDDPDVVVKGWLYREPRGGGARPWLPPRRAWFVLTRDSLDQFSSSGKGARRLGSLVLTSLCSVTGPERRPKETGLWSVTVSGRKHSVRLCSPRQAEAERWGVALREVIASKAPLETPTQLLLRDIQESYGDPEAVALIYRRNPILRHTSGALYAPLLPLPYGVSAPGPGYAPLREEAVRLFLALQALEGARRPGPLMQGVLQTCRDLPALRDELFLQLAKQTSGPAGPPGPPATQDPAALRYWQLLTCMSCTFRPGGPVRGHLLGHLERTEQALPDSELAEYARFIRKALGRTRGRELVPSLAEISALSRRQELLCTVNCPGAGACPVAIDSHTTAGEVARELVGRLGLTRSRNAFALYEQRGSQERALAGGTLVADVLTSLAAEEAGLEDPPDSGWRLCLRLHGPLHPEGLSPDGHELPFLFEQAQALLLRGRPSPPDDTLRAQAALRLRSLHRDFSPRAPLPRLDRLLPTPAPPREDPLRPVPRPPRSAALLAGAIWSPALAKRRAERARRGGAGRTAGSVAREGGGGAGTAAAVLGGWKRLRGMGRAEAMAAYLALAAQCPGFGAARYDVLELSTEPGGGAPQKLCLGLGAKAMSLSRPGETQPVHSVSYGRVAACQLMGPHTLALRVGESQLLLQSPQVEEIMQLVNAYLANPSPERPSSSPPPCQDLPDTSPPSQHPGLDEPQGQSGCLGQLQD
- the TUBG2 gene encoding tubulin gamma-2 chain isoform X2, translating into MPREIITLQLGQCGNQIGFEFWKQLCAEHGISPEGIVEEFATEGTDRKDVFFYQADDEHYIPRAVLLDLEPRVIHSILNSPYAKLYNPENIYLSEHGGGAGNNWASGFSQGEKIHEDIFDIIDREADGSDSLEGFVLCHSIAGGTGSGLGSYLLERLNDRYPKKLVQTYSVFPNQDEMSDVVVQPYNSLLTLKRLTQNADCVVVLDNTALNRIATDRLHIQNPSFSQINQLVSTIMSASTTTLRYPGYMNNDLIGLIASLIPTPRLHFLMTGYTPLTTDQSVASVRKTTVLDVMRRLLQPKNVMVSTGRDRQTNHCYIAILNIIQGEVDPTQVHKSLQRIRERKLANFIPWGPASIQVALSRKSPYLPSAHRVSGLMMANHTSISSLFESSCQQYDKLRKREAFLEQFRKEDIFKENFDELDRSREVVQELIDEYHAATRPDYISWGTQEQ
- the TUBG2 gene encoding tubulin gamma-2 chain isoform X1 is translated as MPREIITLQLGQCGNQIGFEFWKQLCAEHGISPEGIVEEFATEGTDRKDVFFYQADDEHYIPRAVLLDLEPRVIHSILNSPYAKLYNPENIYLSEHGGGAGNNWASGFSQGEKIHEDIFDIIDREADGSDSLEIPGDCLSIPPLQGFVLCHSIAGGTGSGLGSYLLERLNDRYPKKLVQTYSVFPNQDEMSDVVVQPYNSLLTLKRLTQNADCVVVLDNTALNRIATDRLHIQNPSFSQINQLVSTIMSASTTTLRYPGYMNNDLIGLIASLIPTPRLHFLMTGYTPLTTDQSVASVRKTTVLDVMRRLLQPKNVMVSTGRDRQTNHCYIAILNIIQGEVDPTQVHKSLQRIRERKLANFIPWGPASIQVALSRKSPYLPSAHRVSGLMMANHTSISSLFESSCQQYDKLRKREAFLEQFRKEDIFKENFDELDRSREVVQELIDEYHAATRPDYISWGTQEQ
- the PLEKHH3 gene encoding pleckstrin homology domain-containing family H member 3 isoform X1, with the protein product MPLPGGLWWLLCCRRGFTLLHRDYGDGELSGDGDEDEDEETFELRTPSPAGGGRGPLDVTLTQPVRSGPVSDRLQSWEETRSLIPEKGPSEDDPDVVVKGWLYREPRGGGARPWLPPRRAWFVLTRDSLDQFSSSGKGARRLGSLVLTSLCSVTGPERRPKETGLWSVTVSGRKHSVRLCSPRQAEAERWGVALREVIASKAPLETPTQLLLRDIQESYGDPEAVALIYRRNPILRHTSGALYAPLLPLPYGVSAPGPGYAPLREEAVRLFLALQALEGARRPGPLMQGVLQTCRDLPALRDELFLQLAKQTSGPAGPPGPPATQDPAALRYWQLLTCMSCTFRPGGPVRGHLLGHLERTEQALPDSELAEYARFIRKALGRTRGRELVPSLAEISALSRRQELLCTVNCPGAGACPVAIDSHTTAGEVARELVGRLGLTRSRNAFALYEQRGSQERALAGGTLVADVLTRFENLAAEEAGLEDPPDSGWRLCLRLHGPLHPEGLSPDGHELPFLFEQAQALLLRGRPSPPDDTLRAQAALRLRSLHRDFSPRAPLPRLDRLLPTPAPPREDPLRPVPRPPRSAALLAGAIWSPALAKRRAERARRGGAGRTAGSVAREGGGGAGTAAAVLGGWKRLRGMGRAEAMAAYLALAAQCPGFGAARYDVLELSTEPGGGAPQKLCLGLGAKAMSLSRPGETQPVHSVSYGRVAACQLMGPHTLALRVGESQLLLQSPQVEEIMQLVNAYLANPSPERPSSSPPPCQDLPDTSPPSQHPGLDEPQGQSGCLGQLQD